CTCCGCCTCATTCCTCGTGTTTCTCAGCAAACTATCACATCTTATGCTGTTCGTGGCATCGTTGGTATGTAcccatatttaatgtttgtagtacacaatgagtcatatttagctgtgaaatgtgtgtgttttatgatgTTAGACGATCGCTGATTGCATTACCTGTTCATGTCGGCTAACTTTCATTTGTTGTCATctgccgccatctagtggacgtTTGTTGTACTGTTACTTAAGACAATTTAAACAGTAAAAAGCTCATATGTCACGGATATTATTAATCATAACAACACATACAGTGGTGTGTGATAAAGTTAAACTTAGATTTAATTCAAATGCAATACTTGATAATCTGTGGTCTGTGATATGACATTATTAAGTTCATTTAATTCatgcatttatatttacaacgtttgtgtcctacagttttacccttgcaattgtcaataaacctggcctccatcagtcaacctggtgttcagagttttgatgagcggaaggtgttgaacttactgccttcgtgtacaagtgtgcttaaggaaggcaggataacatgagaacacacatttgagagaaaccttttgcttgctcagcttgtgcttaaagattcaacactaagaaggaaattatattgcacgtgagaacacacacaggtgagaaagcttttacttgctctgtttgtaagaagagtttctccacaaagcaaaCCATGaccgcacacatgagaacacacactggacagaaactgtttagttgcactgtgtgtgataagatgttcaggtttaagaATCAGGTCAgcagacacaagtgtgtaacagtcatggaagctgcagggatttaaaaacacttaaacagtgattgtgctaaatgatgctttaaaaacacagcatgtttaatatgaatgtatatttgatgttgtatgtagtgcttctcatcttctagtcttatatgttgtcctgttgttactttttaagttgtgtgcatgtattgaatattatatatgtaccgtagctactattttattttattttctcattaTTTAAAGAGAGGGCatcttatttaaatttgttttttttgtgtgtcttataaaatcacacattttttcgattgcattttattgatgttattatccaattaaaagtatgaatgaataaaatggttaacaaaatgtggactctggtagattagcagcattgttacatcatggatgttaactactgcaaaacatcaacggAGAAGAAAaaggctgaagttagcaacacataactgaactttagagccatcgtgagtggagttggttgtttttattgctgcatttgtacttatttcacctcacatcttcacttttaatctgCAAGTCTTCTTCaaatatattgttgtaggcttctgagatttgtgtttttggtgtgtgtgtgtagtctgtggaaagggttgttgtcccttgtggctCTATTACTTAGGATGATCAATGATTCcagaacaaataaaacatttccaCTGTCTCTTTATGAGGCAAACATCTGTGTTGTATTGAAAGAGCAATCCATCTAAATATAGGCCTATCTCTCTGCTCAACCTTGACCACAACATTTTTACAAAGGTACTAGCCACTAGATTAAACAAACCCATAGAAACAATTATTCATGCAGATCAAGTTGGCTTTACACCTGGTAGGCATTCTTTTTTTAACGTGTGACGCTAGGTAAACATTTTGTATTCTGACAAGAGGGACTATGCCAATGGAGCTGTCCTGTCACTGGACGCCCAGAAAGCCTTTGATTCTATTGAATGGCCATATTTATTTAAAGTTATGAGGTTTGATTTTGGGGAAACTTTTGTAAATTGGATTAAAATGATTTATCACTCTCCTAAATCCGCTGTTATCACAAATAACATGAAATCAGGGCCATTTAGTCAACACCGAGGAGTACGTCAAGGAGACTGTCTGTCTCCCGTGCTATTTAAGATAGCACTAGAACCCTAGCCAATAGGAATAAGGAATCACCCTAGTATTAGAGCCATTCCAGTTGGTGCATCAGAAGCTCTCGCCAGCTTGTACGCAGATGATTTAATTGTCACTCTAATGAATCCCAAGCAGGACATCCCTAACCTTTTTCAATATATTAGCTCTTTTGGTAAAATTTCTGGCTATACCATAAATTGGGCCAAAAGTGATGTTATTTTAATTGGTGAAAATATTGACTTGCAGAACTGTCCAGTGAAAATTGTACCGTACTATATTATATATCTCGGACTCAAAATATCTAAAAGTCCTAAATCATTGTTAAAATTAAACCTTCCTGAGACAAACTGAAATCCAACATATAATACCGGAGAACCCTACCACTATCTATGAGTAAATGCCATAAAGATGGTATCCCTACCAACATTTTCGTACTTCTTCCAAAATCTACCAATTTTTTAtatcaaattattactttaagaAAACAGATACAAACATTTTGGATTTTGTTTGGGGGTATAAAAAACATAGATTATCTAAAAAACCTATATTCAGATCTACCCGTGGTGGTTTGGGTCTTCCGATATTCAAACATTGTTATTGGGCAACAAATGCTCGGGCATCagcatactggcaatggtggtcattaacatactggcaatggtggtcattaaCATACTGGTAATGGTGGTCATTGGCAATAAGGCAATGGTGGTCATTaacatactggcaatggtggtcattaacatactggcaatggtggtcattaacatactggcaatggtggtcattgacatactggcaatggtggtcattggCATACTGGTAATGGTGGTCATTaacatactggcaatggtggtcattgacatactggcaatggtggtcattggCATACTGGTAATGGTGGTCATCGGCATACTGGCATAGGTGGTCATTaacatactggcaatggtggtcattgacatactggcaatggtggtcatcgGCATACTGGCAGTGGTGGTCATTagcatactggcaatggtggtcattggtatactggcaatggtggtcattaGACTATGAGTTATTCAACTATGTCCCTTTGTGGATACAATTTGAATTGATGTCCCTAATAAAGCCATATGCCTCCTTGACATCTTTACTTTTTACTCAGGCTTCATCTATCAAGTCAGTAAGTCATAGTTTTGTTGTAAGAAATTCTCTTAGGATCTTaatgcaaataaaaaacatttataaagttCCAAATATATGGATCCATACACCAGTCTGCCATAATCTTGTCTTTACCACAGCATTATTGGACAAGACATGTGCAGCATGGCATAGGAAGATGTCTACAGGATTTCAATATTGATGGAAATGTTGCTTCCTTTGGCCAATTACAAGAAAAGTATAGTTTATCTAACTCTCATTTTTTCAGATATATGCAACTTAGACATTTTGTAAGCGAGAACATCCCTCATTTGAAACCAAAGAGAAAGGACATGCTCTCTTGGAATTATTTTCGATTTCTCCGAACAAAAAAATCTCCTCTTTTATTTCACATTCTGTTTTAGTAAAGCGCTTGAGTTGGCACTATCTATTAAGAGAGCATGGGAAAAAATAAATGGGTGATGGTCTCCCTAATGAGGTATGGACGATTGCACTTTCATACATTCATTAGCAGGGCTCAACATGGAGTTCCTTTCAAGTCTACTTTAAGCTAGTTCGGTGACGATCGCAAACATTTTCATCTGCTCGAATCTCATGCCAAACAAAGTATCATCGGTATGTATCGTTGAGTAGTATGCTGTAAATGTATTACTAAGTGCACTGAGTGTGAGAGCACAAAGCACATTTCTGCACTTCATCCTGGACCTGCACCATGGATCCAGGTCCCAACCCCCTTGACACAACTTGGCGGGGAGCAAGACTCAGAACCTTCAACTGAGGTCAGTGCTCGATGTACAGATGTATGTGGTGGCGATCAAAGCTACAAATCCTGCTCAAAGATCTGCCTTGTTAAAATATATCCTAGCGGCCGTCCTGAGAAATCCCTGAAAGTTTATGCAATCATCGACGAGCAGAGTAACAAGTCCCTTGCTCGTTCAGAGTTCTTTGAGATCTTCAACATTCAAAATCCTTCATCTCCATACACACTCCGAACCTGCTCTGGAGTGACGGAAACCACTGGGAGAAGAGCTTCAGGCTACAAAATTGAATCCATGGATGGAAAAGTGTGCCTCTCCttaccaagcctcctggattgtgATGATCTACCTAACAACAGATCAGAAATCCCAACACCTAATGCTGCAGCCAACCATACTCACCTCAAATCAGTTGCTAACCTCATCCCAGAGCTTTATCCTAACGTGTCCATCATGCTTCTCCTTGGGAGAGACATCATCCCTGTCCACAAAGTGCGCAAACAGGTTGATGGGCCACGCGATGGTCCCTATGCTCAAAAACTTGACCTGGGATGGGTGATCGTTGGAAATGTAGGTTTGGTAGATGTTCACAAACCGACCACAGTGAATAACTTCAACACCATTACGACTGAACAAAGGCGTACTACAGTCTTTAAACCTTGTCCTAACGTATTTCAAGtcaaggagagacatggccagttTCAAAGCCCTGAAAACTCAAAGGTAACCTTCACAAAGAAATGTAAGCAAGATGACGTGGGCTCTACAGTGTTTCAGCAGACTAAAGGTGACAACAGTCGGTCCATCCATTGATGACATCGCCTTCCTGCAAATCATGGAGAGGGGTTTGAAAAAGGACATAACCAACAGCTGGGTGGCTCCGCTGCCATTTAAGACTCCTAGCCCAAGCTTtccgacaacaacaaaaacaaatcctTTTTCCTCTCTGAGACGCAACTTCGAAAGAAAACCAGAGATGAAAGATCACTTTTTTAGCTTCatggaaaatatatttcaaaatgaATAAGCTGAAATAGCTCCCCCACTCACATCTAATGAAGAAAGATGGTATTTACCGGCCTTTGGTGTCTACCATCCGAAGAAACCTGGGAACATCCGTGTGGTGTTTGACTCCAGTGCCCAATACTATGGTGTGTCACTAAACGACGTGCTGTTAACTGGACCCGACCACAACAACACCCTTATAGGGGTACTCCTCAGGTTTCGCAAAGAAGCTGTAGTCATAACAGCAGACATTCGGCACATGTACCACTGTTTCTTAGTCAGAGAAGATGACCGCAATTATCTCAGGTTTTTATGGTTCAGAAACAACAACTCATGTGAAGACATCATGGAATACAGAATGAGGGTCCATGTCTTTGGAAATGGTCCCTCTCCCGCAGTGGCCATCTACTGTTTAAGACTGAAAAATGCAGAGCCCGTTGTAAAGCAGTTGGTCAACCGCGACTTTTATGTAGATGATGGGCTAACGTCACTTCCCTATGTCGAAACTGTATTGAAGTTGCTCAAGAGGACGCAAGAGGTTCTGTCAGACTCAAACTTGAGGCTTCACAAaatcgcctcaaataaaggaaaagTTATGAATGCATTCCCATCTCAGGACCATGCCATCAACTTAAAGGACCTGGACTTCACTTCAGATACCCTGCCCATGCAACATAGTCTGGGACTTAACTGGGATCTAACGTCAGACACATTTACCTTTCAAGTAGCTGATGAGCAAAAGCCTTTCACCCGCAGAGGTGTCTTGTCAACTGTCAACAGCATCTATGATCCCCTAGGATTTCTTGCCCCTGTCACCATACAAGGCAAGCTGATCCTGCTTGAGTTCATGCAGAACAACGGAGATTGGGATGCACCTCTTCCTCAAGAAATGGAAGAGACATGGTCAATGTGGCGATGCTCATTGAAAGATCTCAGCAATCTCCAGATCCCAAGAGTTTACACACAGGCCTCTCCTACAGCGCTGTCAAAAAGAGAGATAGTCATCTTTTGTGACGCTTCCACAAAGGCAATTGCAGCAGTTGCATACTTTAAACTAACAGAGAAAAATGGAACCAACCACGTGGGCTTTCTCATGGGAATGGCCAAGCTTACACCCTTGTCAGAACAAACTATCCCTAGACTTGAGCTTTGTTCTGCAGTATTAGCGGTTGAGCTTGCCGAGCTCCTCACCTCAGAGATGGACATGGAGGTTGACATCACTTTCTACAGCGACAGCAAGGTCGTTCTTGGTTATATCATCAATGCCAGACCTCTTGTACCAGTGTCCACCGACCCAGATGACCCCCAAATATTCTCACCAGCAACACTCCTCACACAAAAGGTCAGTCCCTCAACTGCTCCCGTAGGCGACTGGGTGAAAGATCTCCACCAGCAACAGTGGCGTCAAGTCCAGCATTTGGCTCAAACCTTTTGGGACAAATGGAAGAAAGCAATACCTAGCCACACTTCAGCCACAAAGGAAGTGGCATTCACCCCACCCTAACCTCCTGCCTGGAAGTGTAGTGCTCCTCAAAGATGACCAACTGAAGAGAAACCATTGGCCTTTAGGACTAATTACACAAGTCTTCCCAAGCAAAGATGGCAGAGTTCGCAAAGTGGAGATAAAAGTCTCCAGAAAGGATGGGACCAAAGTGTTCCTGCGGCCAGTCACAGAGACAATCCTGCTTATGGCACCAGAGAAGCCAAAGTATCCTTTGGGACAGTTTGGTAGTGGCGGCTTAGTCCGCCAGGCGGGGAGTGTTCTGTCTTGTTTGTtgaatttattaataatatatgtaaaatcagtgtttaagttcactttggaattcaacagtgaggtgcacttcctcctttcgacagcaggaggcagcatAGCCTAGTTTACAGTAATGTCCATGTTAACAGGGCTCAACAAGGAGTTCCTTTCAGGTCTACTTTAAGCTAGTTCGGTGACGATTGCAAACGTTTTCATCTGCTCGAATCTCATGCCAAACAAAGTATCATCGGTATGTATTGTTGAGTAGTATGCTAATATTTGACGGAGTTGTATTATTTGTTGGTTGTGATGTAATTTGGGACGTTTTATGGCCAAAAGTCAGTCATGCTAATTTTTGTAATTCATACAGTGAAGTGAATGTTAGCATAGGAAGCTAGTTTGTTGTAGAGCACTTAAATTACATGTTTTGTGGCATTTATTTATCCATTTAAGTTCAATACACAGCACAATGTACGTTTTATTGTAGTATGCTTGTGTGTGTAATAGGCTGTGTGTGCATGTCTGTACCGTAtgttccgcactattagccgcacctaaaaaccacaaatttactcaaaagctgacagtgcggcttttaacccggtgcgctttatatatagataaatattaagattcattttcataaagtttcggtctcgcaacttcggtaaacagccgccatcttttttcccggtagaacaggaagcgcttcttcttctacgcaagcaaccgccaaggtaagcacccgcccccatagaacaggaagtgcttcttcttctactgtaagcaaccacccgcccgcgtagtagaagaaaaagcgcgcggatatcaccgtacgtttcatttcctttgtgtgtttacatctgtaaagaccacaaaatggctcctacaaagcgacaaggatccggttcatgaaaagacgcaatctctccatccgcacatggattactaccgtatttcacagcaactgatattcctgtgaaccgcactgtggaacgggagcacgtacggtgaatattcgcaccacagggaatgagaagtcatccttcactgtggttctagcttgccatgctaatggccagaaacttccacccatggtgatattcaaaaggaagaccttgccaaaagagacctttccagccggcgtcatcataaaagctaactcgaagggatggatgaagaaaagatgagccagtggttaaggtaagtttaagtttacgcgaagaggccgggtggcttttttcacgcagctctgtccatgttgatatacgtatgtttgtgattgcacatttgcgtacattttgggagtgaacagagttgttagaacgctggtttttaatatattattaaagtttgactgacctatctgactgtttttttgacattcctttagcgcagttagatgcggcttacaacaccgggcggcttataggtggacaaagttttgaaatatgccgttcattgaaggcgcggcttttaacccagggcgccttatggtgcggaaaatatggtaatgtaAGCATCCTTCTGCTTGTATGCTTTCAGTTTTACCCTTTTTACGGTCAATAAACCTGTGGACAAGAAGACGTTTTTCAGAGTGTTTGATCAAGAAAAGGTGTTAGGGTAAAGCCAAGATATTTCTACATATCGAGGgcggcacatacatatatatgtatatgtatatgtatatgtatatatatatatatatatatatatatattgtatatatacatatgtatatatatacatatgtgtatatatatatatatatatacatatatatatatatatatatatatatatatatatatatatatatatatatatatatatatatatatatatatatttcttggccattcttcagagaatatgaatgataacacaaaaacctttcttccactcatgcttaatggttgtgtgaagctatttattggcagacaactgtgtttactctttttaaatcaaaattacaaaagaaagtaccgtatttttcggagtataagtcgcaccgcggtataagtcgcacctgccgaaaatgtataataaagaaggaaaaaaacatatataagttgcactggagcccggccaaactatgaaaaaaactgcgacttatagtccgaaaaatatggtacccaaaaaagatcagttataataatacataatgttgtatatagagaacatgcaaacactttatttattgaatcacaaatattgaaattcaacgatttggtgcaattTGCAAACAGATAAAAtggtgtacaaagcaaactataacctgctacccaagaatgtacaacaagtaTTCtctacaaaagaggagaaatataaccttagagaaaaatctaattgaaaacatttgtatgcacttataacacttaaaacctttagcatatctatctgtatgtggaattaaatgatggaatggattaacaaaagaaaccaatatgatccagtttaagagactgttcaaaacgtacaaagaagaacaaatatgatgaacatcttaAACCTACTGCTCACTGGTTTCACTGGCGTTTGCTTGGTTCTTTTCCCTTtccctgttttcttcttcttcacttcctgcaagtatttataattgcaaattcaacacagaactgggatctttatgaattgaattaaaacattggcataattactttatcatttacctggtcactcatctcactgtccatTTCCTTTTTACActtccctttgcccttcttcgccgtcgcttcctcttaattcctcctcttctcctgcaagtagttataattgcaaattcaaaagACATGCAGTGGAACTTCAATAAAATGGAATTCAAAATTGGGATATCTTATCATAATTCTCCGTACCTCAAACTTTGAACCTCCCTTTCGAAAAGTGGCCAGTTTCAGGACCTCTCCAAGCTCACAATCTACTTCAGCTGTGGTCGTCTGTTTGTAAACACCCCTGCATGCCTCTGGAATCACCAGCACAATTTAGAATTCCCTTTAGAATAAATACCGTAATAATAACAGCTAGATTGACCTTGTGAGCATACATGCAACATGTTCAAAGATGCAAACCTATTATTAAcacttacttattattattctgtaAAAGGGCAAGTCCTCAAACGCCACTTTGCCTGTCTTTCCACGGAGACCAAGCTGCTCCAGGACTTTGTTTGTGGCAATTTTCCTCAGCATTGTCCTCACCGTGTCTGCCAAATTCTGCCCACCAAGAGCAGTAAGAGCTTTcacctatacaaataaataaacaacaatattgtACTTGATTAGAACATGTTTTTTGATAACTGAGCAAGATAATTTTGCAGTGGGGAATTAAAACTAATTACCAGCTGCTTTCTGAGCAGAAGATCAGTGTCGAGCTGTTCACAGAAGGTCTTAAGCTGCTCAAGAGTCTCGAAAGGCTTCTCAATGAGATCTTGAACATCCACAGCTTCTGGCCCCACAGACTGTGCTGCCAGCCCTCTCAGCATGCGCATAATTTCTCCCTGGTTCTCAACTAGTTTTTGAACTTTCATGTTTAACtggaaaactgcaaagacaacaaaagTCAAAGAGGTCATTCGTATTACTGCCCGTTGTAACAGCCTGTTTAACACCACCTATCAACAGTTAAATAGCCAACTAACGTTCACTTCCAAGGGCATTCCTGCTGTTTCTTGGAGTGGTCTGGTACTGACTCGTACTGGCTGGAGTGGTTTGGTACTGGCTTGAGCTGGATGCATGATTCCTGTCTGGACTGAGCCTGTAAGTGCTGCTTCTCGCTGGGCTGTGAGGTCGGCCTGGATGCCTTGGAGTGGTGTAGTATTGGCTGGTACTGGCTGAAGTGGTCTGGTACTCGCTGGAgtttggaaagttcaatggtggGAGCACTGGCAGTGGGGGTGCCTGGATGAGGATCTGTAATTTCtcttttctgcacttcttttttggCCGAATTTCCTCTTCGCCTAAACCAACGAAGACAATAACATTTATGCACCACTAAGTAGTGTTTGAGTATTGTAAGTAAACAGTCTTTGAAAAGTGACTAACCGTCAGCATCAAACACATCTTCCTCATCGTTTCTATAACGTTCAGGGGTGATGTGGCTCCATTCGGTTGACATTTCTTCTTCCTCTGGGCTCGAAAACATTTCAGCTTGTTTTTCATATTGAAGGGCCTTGTCAAAGTCTTCTGCAAAATTTCAAAGTATGCTGATGACTCAAGATGAATTATGTTGTTTAAGATATACATGATATGACTTTGACAATATTCCCTTACCAGTCAATGTTTTCCTGAAAACCCGAATTGGCAGCCTATCCCAGACTTCTTTGTCAGGAATCTCAGCTCTCCGGATTCTGGAGTGGGTAGGATTTGGCTTTGGCCAATAGCAGAAGCTATTCTGACGATAAAATAATCCAGACCTCAAAATATCTTCAAAGCAGTCACTATCACTCTCATTTTCTGAATCAGATGACAAGGTGACATGATGGTCGATTAGTCTCCAATCAGCATCATTTTCATCAGGCTCATCACTGTCAGGGCCACTATAGGTGGCATTGTCAGCACCCGCGGCAGTGCAGGAAGCAGTCTCCGCAGCATCCATGTACTGAAGGGTTGTCACTGTTTCTGGAGTTGTAAAGATTGTCGTGTCATTCTCTTGCTCGCTATCATCACTCTCTAATTCTAAAGTTGACTGTCGGCATTGCTTCTTCAAATGCCTAGTTGTGGCAGCCCATCTACGCTTATAAGCCCTCTGTTGAAACTTCTTCATTGTGTTGTTtattctataaaaaaaacaaaacaaggaaaatgggTTGCCCTATTATCGcccacatttttactatattttgctaaaaacatccaaattaattgtatttttatttgtatttttttgtgactccttattacatccaaccatagaattatacattaaaataaacatatttgaaataattgattttaaattatcataataattcatttaaaattaccatatttaattattaaaataatagcttgtttatcaacaactttagcattttattcattacattttgaaactctcagaagccaagttatgttatattccttaatatttatctatgcaagtttgaagtgtcaattatctaaacacagttttgtttgcatattttcaggatgtagatatatatatatatatatatatatatatatatatatatatatatatatgtatgaaatacttgacttggtgaattctagctgtcaatatactcctcccctcttaaccacgccccgccccacacttgtaggcacacacgcacgcacgcacacactgatCAAGTCTCATTACCTACACGTGTAGGcacgcacacgcgcacgcacgcacgcacacactgaacaagtctcattacCTACACTTGTAGGCACGCACACACTGATCAAGTCTCATTACCTACACGTGtaggcacgcacgcacgcacacactgaacaagtctcataCAACAAAGAGCGGCCGTTTGGCGCCAATGTTAGCGATGTAATGTTACCTGTAATCTGAACTTAAAACTAGAGGACAACACAGGTAAACATATTCACATTCTTGGTACACACATTCATTAATTAAAGACCTAATTTCTACCGAAAAACAAGGAAAAGGTCGGTGGGACCGTCCAACCAAGACTCACCCTCAACCATGTGGAACTTTTCTGTGAGGGGAGAAGGGAGGGGCTACACAACCCAGGAGAACTACAGGAGCTCAGGAGggacaaaaatatatcaaaccgCCCTCTCATAGGCGAGCAGACAAGATAACTATTTGGAGataaaattcacaaacaaaatataataaataacaaaggtgtattttaactcCGTTACACTTCATATTTCACTCTTTCTATCTACTTACATGTGATCAATGGATGGCGCACCGTATTGCCTGAGTATCGGGATTCTGGAATTTGCAGCGTTGTCGAGCTTCGTCTTTGTCTCACGGAAGCTTCTACGCGCATGCGTGCAGCCTTGACTCAGCTCAGCTGACGTCAGATTGTTCGAAAAACACAACACGTTCGCGGAACGTTAGGGAAACGttactacataatgtatataaagtaaatttgcggaaaaaaaacatttcgaaAAGCCTAACGGTCGCTGTTTCCATTGCaggcaaatattttgtgtgtcagATAGGTTATGATATGTTCTGAGAATGTTCTTAGAATGTTCTCATCTTGCATAACCAAACGAGAACCATAGAGTAACGTTACGCTAACGTTAGGTGTTACCTGGGAACAAGTATTCTCTACAAAAGAGGAGaactataaccttagagaaaaatctaattgaaaacatttgtatgcacttataacacttaaaacctttagcatatctatctgtatgtggaattaaatgatggaatggattaacaaaagaaaccaatatgatccagtttaagagactgttcaaaatgtacaaagaagaacaaatatgatgaacatcttaaacctatttttttagataaggattatttatgtatttaatatttgttgactTACTATGGTAGAttaattatttattcactgttctgttacagagaacaaggaaatgggatacaattgctatgatatgaaaaggggtaggattaagtaagctctgcttcttcctactccttttcggacgtgctgtcatgaaacaactggaaatatgtgatgcattacatgtatcgtatgcatgttccacataaactgaactgaaactgaacgGCAATAACACGAGACAAAAGTTTGCCCCTTTTAGGCTCATTACCTAACATGTACTTTTGTTTTTCTCGTTCTAATTCTGTTTTTCAAGAGacggttggcaacactaaattcacACTAAATAATTCAAACAGCtggaaaaaaaatcttattttatcTGTAAAAGTGTCTCACAATCTGCTGTATGTGCTTGTGTCTTTTTGACAGGAATACTTGAGAC
The sequence above is drawn from the Nerophis lumbriciformis linkage group LG33, RoL_Nlum_v2.1, whole genome shotgun sequence genome and encodes:
- the LOC133575886 gene encoding uncharacterized protein isoform X1, whose protein sequence is MKKFQQRAYKRRWAATTRHLKKQCRQSTLELESDDSEQENDTTIFTTPETVTTLQYMDAAETASCTAAGADNATYSGPDSDEPDENDADWRLIDHHVTLSSDSENESDSDCFEDILRSGLFYRQNSFCYWPKPNPTHSRIRRAEIPDKEVWDRLPIRVFRKTLTEDFDKALQYEKQAEMFSSPEEEEMSTEWSHITPERYRNDEEDVFDADGEEEIRPKKKCRKEKLQILIQAPPLPVLPPLNFPNSSEYQTTSASTSQYYTTPRHPGRPHSPARSSTYRLSPDRNHASSSSQYQTTPASTSQYQTTPRNSRNALGSELFQLNMKVQKLVENQGEIMRMLRGLAAQSVGPEAVDVQDLIEKPFETLEQLKTFCEQLDTDLLLRKQLVKALTALGGQNLADTVRTMLRKIATNKVLEQLGLRGKTGKVAFEDLPFYRIIIKACRGVYKQTTTAEVDCELGEVLKLATFRKGGSKFEEKRRN
- the LOC133575886 gene encoding uncharacterized protein isoform X2, with translation MFSSPEEEEMSTEWSHITPERYRNDEEDVFDADGEEEIRPKKKCRKEKLQILIQAPPLPVLPPLNFPNSSEYQTTSASTSQYYTTPRHPGRPHSPARSSTYRLSPDRNHASSSSQYQTTPASTSQYQTTPRNSRNALGSELFQLNMKVQKLVENQGEIMRMLRGLAAQSVGPEAVDVQDLIEKPFETLEQLKTFCEQLDTDLLLRKQLVKALTALGGQNLADTVRTMLRKIATNKVLEQLGLRGKTGKVAFEDLPFYRIIIKACRGVYKQTTTAEVDCELGEVLKLATFRKGGSKFEEKRRN